A segment of the Vicinamibacteria bacterium genome:
CCGGCGCTCATCGATTCGACTTGCTCGACGAGGGGCTGTACCAGAGCTTGCTGGCGGAGCCGTCGTTGTTCGCTGACGAGCTCCGAACGGTTCCGAAGGGCAGTTGGGTGGTTGTCGACGAAGTGCAGAGGATCCCTTCGTTGCTCAACGAAGTCCACCGGTTCATCGAAGAGCGCAAGCTTCGATTCGCGTTGCTCGGCTCGAGCGCGCGCAAGCTCAAGACCGCGGGCACCAACTTGCTCGCCGGACGTGCCGTTCGCAAGCAAATGTTTCCTCTCGTGCCCGCTGAGCTCGAAGAGGACTTCTCGCTCGAGGCGGTGTTGCGGTTCGGGAGCATCCCCCTCGTCTGGGCTGCACCGGAGCGGAAGCGCGTTCTCGAAGCCTATGTACAAATGTATCTGAAAGAGGAGATCCGTGCCGAGGCGCTTGTGCGCAATCTTCCCGGGTTCCTACGATTTCTTCCCATCGCGGCTCTGATCCATGGGCAAGTCGTTAACGTCTCCGGTGTGGCCCGCGATTCGGGAACGCCGCGAACCACGGTCGCCGGCTACCTCGACATTCTCGAAGACACGTTGTTGACGTTCAGGCTA
Coding sequences within it:
- a CDS encoding DUF4143 domain-containing protein, with the protein product MGSGKYPRITTPPRQSFFLLGPRGVGKSTWARSELAGAHRFDLLDEGLYQSLLAEPSLFADELRTVPKGSWVVVDEVQRIPSLLNEVHRFIEERKLRFALLGSSARKLKTAGTNLLAGRAVRKQMFPLVPAELEEDFSLEAVLRFGSIPLVWAAPERKRVLEAYVQMYLKEEIRAEALVRNLPGFLRFLPIAALIHGQVVNVSGVARDSGTPRTTVAGYLDILEDTLLTFRLPAYEAKLRVRERKHPKLYWVDSGLVRTIKKQFGRVAAEERGALLEGWILTLLRAYAEESELYDSIFYWSPTQASNVEVDFLLQRGRRFLAIEVKSQPRYQTSMLAGSRAIAELPKLTRRILSYGGTRSLK